One window of the Mytilus galloprovincialis chromosome 14, xbMytGall1.hap1.1, whole genome shotgun sequence genome contains the following:
- the LOC143058774 gene encoding uncharacterized protein LOC143058774 yields the protein MSLEKDWPSKLPEFYYNYNNRVHKSTKPSTPYQLYFKRPNFAPPIDEQLPFVLLTEDERKFLEQAHLDVENEEEEIGEILPESNINEDENGNLEMLRNINDRDVTFEEAMDIVSEPNEEHQEVQETNKERQLENDHIVTETGDTYFTTETNDIAHLEVMQKNLDPMEGASPYYKELYKRRFVNDVNDKENAIPTGGKSVMNSGLMDYFQKRQLEIYPLELFSDNYQDIFTPTIGEYLQFKTNPAMNKGTAVFTSGFWREGISQNIKNDPSRGKIFVIKDIITSFTFELNRYQLRPNN from the exons ATGTCGTTAGAAAAAGACTGGCCTTCAAAATTACCAGAATTTTATTACAACTACAACAACAGGGTACACAAAAGTACAAAGCCTTCTACACCATATCAACTTTACTTTAAAAGACCTAACTTTGCACCACCTATTGATGAACAG cttCCGTTTGTGCTCCTAACTGAAGATGAAAGAAAGTTCCTAGAACAGGCACACTTAGATGTAGAAAATGAAGAAGAAGAGATTGGTGAAATATTACCTGAAAGTAACATAAATGAAGATGAAAATGGAAATTTGGAGATGTTGAGAAACATAAATGACAGAGATGTAACGTTTGAAG AAGCCATGGATATTGTGTCGGAACCTAATGAAGAACACCAAGAAGTTCAGGAGACAAACAAAGAGAGGCAGTTGGAAAATGATCATATAGTTACAGAAACCGGAGATACATACTTCACTACGGAAACAAAtgatattgcacatttagaagTC ATGCAAAAGAATCTCGATCCCATGGAAGGTGCAAGTCCGTATTACAAGGAACTTTACAAAAGACGCTTTGTAAATGATGTCAACGATAAAGAAAATGCTATTCCC aCTGGAGGAAAATCTGTTATGAATAGTGGGCTGATggattattttcaaaaacgtcaACTAGAGATATATCCTCTTGAACTGTTTTCTGACAATTATCAGGATATTTTCACTCCTACTATTGGGGAGTATTTGCAATTCAAAACAAATCCAGCTATGAACAAAGGGACGGCAGTGTTTACATCCGGTTTCTGGAGAGAAGGAATAtctcaaaacataaaaaatgatccTTCTCGGGGAAAGATTTTTGTTATTAAAGACATAATTACAAGTTTTACATTTGAACTAAATAGATATCAACTAAGACCAAACAATTGA